The following DNA comes from Anaerotignum faecicola.
GCTACCCTGGTAAAGACCATTTCCGGGCACGTGGGTATTGAGACGAAGAGTGATTTGACGCTGGGGATGACGGTGCTGGACCGGAGACACCATTTCGTATGGGAATCGCTGCCGGTTGTGGAAAACGGAGAGAGCGCCGATTATGAGAGATTCTTAAAGCTTCTCATGAAGCTTGTGCTGGCTTAAACGGGAGGTTTATACATGTTTGAAAAAGAAAAAATTTATATAGCCGGCCCCGAGTGCTTCTATCAGGGCGGACC
Coding sequences within:
- a CDS encoding nucleoside hydrolase; amino-acid sequence: ATLVKTISGHVGIETKSDLTLGMTVLDRRHHFVWESLPVVENGESADYERFLKLLMKLVLA